Proteins encoded together in one Thermococcus gammatolerans EJ3 window:
- a CDS encoding sodium/proline symporter, whose amino-acid sequence MNTGILIGFLFYLALLAYIGWWANKYTKTEDQYFVGGRKVHVLAATLSDKASDFSGWLMLGYPGSAFKAGLGAFWAAVGCLFGTLADYVLIGPRLRIYAGKFRAITVPDYLEARLKDNTKLIRILSALIILIFMTAYVAAQFTAGGKTFAEGFGISDNAGIILTVIILTAYVITGGFFAVVWTDVVQAMFMLLTLIIVPFLALAKIGGFDKATQIIAQADPTKLDPFGGATGWAAIIFAIGYASWIVGYLGQPHIVTRYMSVEDPRKLRRPGIFISGTWTIIVLWGAFFAGFLGFAMYQAGILNVSDPEKVIPAMAVELMPGWLAGFVIAGIISAVMSTADSQLLVASSAIARDFYHKVLGKEVGKKQMVNISRVVVAVVALVGLWFALTGPKVIYQMVATAWGGLAVGFGPILVLSLWWKRVTKEGAIVGMAYGLVSEVILEAKVYGWAFNPDAPGIFGTIGSWFNGVPVFFINFFITLFIIIVVSLFTKPPEDIVKLHEELFRKVPIETGKKSITETRAKSQVENVADFLIERGLA is encoded by the coding sequence ATGAACACAGGGATACTGATCGGCTTCTTATTCTACCTCGCGTTGCTGGCCTACATCGGCTGGTGGGCCAACAAGTACACCAAGACCGAGGACCAGTACTTCGTGGGCGGAAGAAAGGTTCATGTCCTGGCCGCTACACTCTCCGATAAGGCGAGCGACTTCAGTGGCTGGCTGATGCTCGGTTATCCTGGAAGCGCCTTCAAAGCCGGTCTCGGTGCCTTTTGGGCTGCGGTGGGCTGTCTCTTTGGAACGCTCGCGGACTACGTTCTAATCGGCCCGAGGCTGAGAATCTACGCCGGTAAGTTCAGGGCGATAACAGTTCCGGACTACCTTGAGGCAAGGCTCAAAGACAACACCAAGCTGATAAGAATTCTCAGCGCGCTGATAATCCTCATATTCATGACCGCCTACGTTGCCGCCCAGTTCACGGCCGGTGGAAAGACGTTCGCTGAGGGTTTTGGGATCAGTGACAACGCGGGAATAATCCTCACAGTGATAATCCTAACGGCATACGTCATAACCGGCGGCTTCTTCGCGGTTGTCTGGACCGACGTCGTTCAGGCAATGTTCATGCTCCTGACTCTGATAATCGTCCCATTCCTTGCGCTTGCCAAAATAGGTGGTTTCGACAAGGCTACCCAGATAATAGCCCAAGCAGACCCGACCAAGCTCGACCCCTTCGGAGGGGCAACCGGCTGGGCCGCGATAATATTCGCCATCGGCTACGCCTCTTGGATAGTCGGTTACCTCGGCCAGCCACACATAGTTACGCGCTACATGAGCGTTGAGGATCCAAGGAAGCTCAGAAGGCCCGGAATCTTCATCAGCGGAACCTGGACAATAATCGTCCTCTGGGGTGCATTCTTCGCCGGATTCCTCGGTTTCGCGATGTACCAGGCTGGAATCCTCAATGTCAGCGACCCGGAGAAGGTAATCCCCGCGATGGCCGTTGAGCTCATGCCCGGCTGGTTAGCTGGCTTCGTCATAGCAGGTATAATTTCGGCAGTGATGAGCACCGCCGACTCACAGCTTCTCGTCGCTTCCTCCGCCATAGCGAGGGACTTCTACCACAAGGTTCTCGGCAAAGAGGTCGGCAAGAAACAGATGGTCAACATATCGAGGGTTGTCGTTGCAGTTGTCGCCCTCGTTGGCCTCTGGTTCGCGTTGACTGGGCCTAAGGTCATCTACCAGATGGTCGCAACCGCTTGGGGCGGTCTCGCAGTCGGCTTCGGCCCGATTCTCGTGCTGAGCCTCTGGTGGAAGCGCGTCACCAAAGAAGGCGCAATCGTCGGCATGGCCTACGGCCTTGTCAGCGAAGTCATTCTTGAGGCCAAGGTCTACGGCTGGGCCTTCAACCCGGATGCCCCAGGAATTTTCGGAACAATCGGCTCATGGTTCAACGGCGTTCCGGTGTTCTTCATCAACTTCTTCATTACCCTGTTCATCATAATCGTCGTCAGCCTCTTCACGAAGCCGCCGGAAGACATCGTCAAGCTCCACGAGGAGCTCTTCAGGAAGGTTCCCATCGAGACCGGAAAGAAAAGCATCACCGAGACCAGGGCCAAGAGCCAGGTCGAGAACGTCGCCGACTTCCTCATCGAGCGCGGTCTCGCCTGA